A stretch of Paenibacillus sp. URB8-2 DNA encodes these proteins:
- a CDS encoding ComEA family DNA-binding protein produces the protein MKKTKLIGGIAAAIIGGGLLWNAGSGRDIGAAGWETLNIRVAQAVESGPGSDAGGSRDRDSGKSAGKAASAENAAAADRMEQGRSQGAGEAATAPAENAAAAGGRAVLGGGQGAGEAATPAENAAAAGGSAVQGGGQGAGEPAASTAEAAAKTDGILMQGGGQGAGEAATAPAADAAAQSRGGGSPLGSAAAPTTAAADDQASAEGKVDVNTAGISELTSLPGIGEKKAQAILDYRKQHGAFRSASDLENVKGIGPKMLEKLKPYVFFSE, from the coding sequence ATGAAAAAGACTAAGCTAATCGGCGGAATCGCCGCAGCTATTATCGGAGGCGGTCTGCTCTGGAACGCCGGAAGCGGCCGGGATATTGGAGCAGCGGGTTGGGAAACGCTGAACATCCGGGTGGCGCAGGCGGTTGAAAGCGGGCCGGGGTCGGATGCGGGCGGCAGCCGGGACAGGGATAGCGGGAAGTCCGCAGGGAAGGCCGCATCAGCGGAGAATGCTGCGGCAGCGGATCGCATGGAGCAGGGCCGCAGTCAAGGCGCTGGGGAGGCCGCAACCGCACCGGCGGAGAACGCTGCGGCAGCGGGCGGCAGAGCGGTGCTGGGTGGCGGGCAGGGCGCTGGGGAGGCCGCAACACCGGCAGAGAACGCGGCGGCAGCGGGCGGTAGCGCGGTGCAGGGCGGAGGGCAAGGCGCCGGTGAGCCGGCCGCCTCAACAGCCGAGGCGGCAGCGAAAACCGACGGCATTCTGATGCAGGGCGGCGGGCAGGGCGCCGGGGAAGCCGCAACCGCACCGGCGGCGGATGCTGCGGCGCAATCCAGGGGTGGCGGGAGCCCGTTGGGCAGTGCCGCCGCTCCCACAACTGCGGCGGCGGATGACCAGGCTTCAGCGGAGGGCAAGGTCGATGTCAATACAGCGGGAATCTCCGAACTGACAAGCCTGCCCGGCATTGGCGAAAAGAAAGCGCAGGCGATTCTGGATTACCGAAAACAGCATGGTGCATTCCGCAGCGCGTCCGATTTGGAGAACGTCAAAGGAATCGGCCCGAAGATGCTGGAGAAGCTGAAACCCTACGTTTTTTTTAGCGAATAG
- a CDS encoding ComEC/Rec2 family competence protein: MRRRPLLYVVICWVAGNTAASMLPPGRLLAAWAGVSLLLAAAIISGRWSRKQLIMLWMTVALGGAYWEWNDHRNASILPEALGMSSVQMEELAVYAEGTIVSTVERDGDRVDFTVKLDGIRSSGAQDGSLSDSGEEKSAPPLSPDGTSGPAEEGAKLVHGEKIAVQLKLQAEQEIAVAASWRRGDRVAMEGALSSPSGARNFGGFDYRGYLRNRHIHWLLKISGTGQIDAAPPATWSFRTLLRWNDAVRAQLGTELESLFRKKDAGYLKGLIIGMQDELDPETYREFSRLGLTHILAISGMHVAVYAGFLLFVLSRLRFTRETALTVTLLLVPAYVLLSGAGPSVVRAGLMSMIALYAARMGVLKDGMHILAASALLMLIWEPYFLLNVSFQLSFLVTAGLMIYVPLAMPLVSALPRRLGSAVAVTLVAQLVSFPLTIYYFNQFALLSFAANLVLVPFITFAVLPAGTAALLLGKIWPVCANALAHAVEMMNDVTFDAVEWTGRYAGITIWRSPSLLWIALYYALLYALLRVLKHYAEMRDAPLYAEDETRPLEGLQPFSKDPHSAAAFPGDLERAGTLIRYRIAAAALAGAFTILLYTGYRPEKLSPEGSVSFLDVGQGDSMLITTPEGAHILVDGGGTMRYGSKEEWRIRRSPYEVGAKTLVPLLKKRGIHRLDAVILTHADQDHAGGLQAVLEEIPVSALLLNGTLAQREEYIKLMKTALDRGVKLYGVHRGMALSPDDSTKLSFLWPVPMKTAGKEIPMLEEQNPASVVFRLDMSGRSFLFTGDIDTESEERMLNAVQASGDTASPVDVLKVAHHGSKSSTGGVWLEYWKPRAAVISAGVNNLYGHPNGEVLERLSAARTTVFRTDQHGEIQMRVLPEGITVRHKLEGK; this comes from the coding sequence ATGAGAAGAAGACCGCTGCTCTATGTTGTCATCTGCTGGGTAGCAGGAAACACGGCCGCAAGCATGCTGCCCCCAGGAAGGCTTCTTGCGGCTTGGGCCGGGGTGTCGCTGCTGCTGGCGGCTGCCATAATATCCGGCCGATGGAGCCGGAAGCAACTGATCATGCTGTGGATGACTGTTGCCCTGGGCGGAGCGTACTGGGAATGGAATGACCACCGGAATGCAAGCATTCTTCCAGAGGCGCTTGGAATGTCTTCTGTTCAGATGGAAGAACTGGCCGTTTACGCGGAGGGGACGATTGTTTCAACCGTGGAGCGGGACGGCGATCGGGTGGATTTTACAGTTAAACTTGATGGAATCCGGTCATCCGGCGCTCAGGACGGTTCTCTGTCCGATAGTGGAGAGGAGAAGTCAGCGCCGCCGCTGAGCCCGGACGGAACAAGCGGCCCAGCCGAAGAAGGCGCCAAACTGGTCCATGGGGAAAAAATCGCAGTACAGCTGAAGCTCCAAGCCGAGCAGGAAATCGCCGTCGCGGCCTCCTGGAGAAGAGGAGACCGTGTAGCAATGGAGGGGGCGCTGTCGTCTCCTTCCGGCGCAAGGAATTTCGGAGGCTTCGATTACCGCGGGTATTTGCGGAACCGGCATATTCATTGGCTGTTGAAAATTTCCGGGACCGGGCAAATCGATGCCGCGCCCCCGGCAACGTGGAGCTTTCGAACACTTCTGCGCTGGAACGATGCCGTCAGAGCGCAACTGGGCACTGAGCTGGAATCCCTGTTCCGTAAGAAAGACGCAGGATATTTGAAGGGGCTAATCATCGGGATGCAGGATGAGCTCGACCCGGAGACGTACCGGGAGTTTTCCAGACTCGGGCTGACGCATATTCTTGCCATTTCAGGAATGCATGTCGCAGTTTACGCAGGCTTTCTGCTGTTTGTCCTGTCACGGCTGAGGTTCACCAGAGAGACGGCGCTGACCGTTACGCTGCTGCTGGTTCCGGCTTATGTGCTTCTATCCGGCGCGGGCCCGTCCGTCGTCCGGGCGGGGCTGATGAGCATGATTGCCTTGTATGCGGCGCGCATGGGTGTGCTGAAGGACGGCATGCACATATTGGCCGCATCTGCGCTGCTGATGCTGATATGGGAGCCGTATTTTTTGCTGAACGTCAGCTTTCAGCTGTCTTTTCTCGTTACGGCCGGGCTTATGATCTATGTTCCGCTGGCCATGCCGCTGGTTTCAGCTCTGCCCCGCAGGCTCGGAAGCGCGGTGGCTGTCACGCTGGTTGCGCAGCTTGTTTCCTTTCCGCTGACCATTTACTATTTTAACCAGTTTGCGTTGCTGTCTTTTGCGGCTAATCTGGTGCTGGTTCCCTTTATCACCTTTGCTGTACTTCCCGCAGGGACGGCCGCGCTGCTGCTCGGCAAGATATGGCCGGTCTGTGCCAATGCTCTGGCCCATGCTGTAGAAATGATGAATGACGTGACGTTTGACGCCGTTGAATGGACCGGACGTTATGCGGGAATAACGATTTGGCGCTCGCCATCTCTTTTATGGATTGCCCTGTATTATGCGCTGCTGTACGCGCTGCTTCGGGTGCTGAAGCATTACGCCGAAATGCGCGACGCGCCGCTGTATGCAGAAGACGAGACAAGGCCGCTTGAAGGTCTGCAGCCGTTTTCCAAGGATCCGCATTCCGCTGCCGCGTTCCCCGGTGATCTGGAGCGTGCCGGAACGCTGATCCGCTATCGCATCGCGGCCGCGGCGCTCGCCGGGGCCTTCACCATATTGCTGTATACGGGATACCGCCCGGAGAAACTGTCACCCGAGGGCTCCGTCAGTTTTCTGGATGTGGGACAGGGCGACAGCATGCTGATTACCACGCCGGAAGGCGCCCACATTCTCGTTGACGGCGGCGGAACGATGAGGTACGGCAGCAAGGAGGAGTGGCGCATCCGCCGCAGCCCTTACGAGGTCGGGGCCAAGACGCTGGTTCCCCTGCTCAAAAAGCGTGGCATCCACCGGCTCGATGCGGTGATTTTGACACATGCGGATCAGGATCACGCAGGCGGTCTTCAAGCCGTACTGGAGGAGATTCCGGTGTCGGCGCTGCTGTTAAACGGAACGCTGGCCCAGCGGGAGGAATACATCAAGCTGATGAAGACGGCGCTTGATCGCGGGGTAAAGCTGTACGGCGTTCATCGGGGGATGGCTCTGTCACCGGATGACTCCACAAAATTGTCCTTCTTGTGGCCGGTGCCGATGAAGACGGCAGGAAAAGAAATTCCGATGCTGGAGGAGCAGAATCCGGCTTCTGTTGTCTTTCGCCTCGACATGAGCGGAAGAAGCTTTTTATTTACGGGGGATATTGATACGGAGAGCGAGGAACGCATGTTAAACGCCGTCCAGGCATCGGGGGACACTGCCTCCCCCGTCGATGTACTGAAAGTCGCCCATCATGGCAGCAAGTCATCCACCGGTGGCGTCTGGCTGGAGTACTGGAAGCCGCGTGCCGCAGTAATCTCCGCCGGGGTCAACAACCTGTACGGCCATCCCAATGGCGAAGTGCTGGAACGGTTATCCGCAGCCCGAACAACGGTTTTTCGCACGGACCAGCACGGGGAGATTCAGATGCGAGTTCTGCCGGAAGGAATAACGGTACGTCATAAGTTGGAGGGTAAATGA
- a CDS encoding extracellular solute-binding protein gives MIQTLRHEIHSGSIAIGSYLPSESDLEVRFGLSNASVRNGLKVLVDEGLIEKIPRVGNRVIPPAPEYKTTIKFGYVNTIPKLVEMQELLNEFGKRYPHIDVQPLELPSGSYSASLKEYLQSEIIDVVLINNNNYQDFLEQGCTELLEPLEEQPDAYRILSEPFRYGDRNRVRPFIFSPVVLCYNKRHFKEAGISPPDSSWTWDDLFSNGRKVAEEHDWYGFYFYLPSRNRWPLFLLQSGTTFEAERDGEGKLRLCGSKLIDSLGTCRKLISMKDVFPTILSESDADAEALFLQGKVSMIMTTYYFLNQLRHSDLAFDIAPLPRLQNTNTLLIINGLAVNSKSQNKDAAMLLVDFLTSYEAQLLIRRKTLNIAANRLAMEWEGEEVVYRPARFQLYREIFPTYRMVTELGLNNRQLKGIQRDIMMFVSGLLEKGELCRRLEVALNTADQETPRS, from the coding sequence ATGATTCAAACATTGCGACATGAAATTCATTCCGGGAGTATTGCGATTGGCAGTTATCTTCCTTCGGAGAGCGACTTGGAGGTGCGTTTCGGACTTAGTAACGCTTCCGTGCGCAACGGGCTTAAGGTACTGGTGGACGAAGGCCTGATTGAGAAAATTCCGCGTGTCGGCAATCGGGTAATCCCTCCGGCACCGGAGTACAAAACGACGATCAAATTCGGATATGTGAACACCATCCCAAAGCTTGTAGAGATGCAAGAGCTTCTGAATGAGTTCGGCAAAAGGTATCCGCATATCGACGTTCAGCCGCTCGAATTGCCTTCAGGAAGCTACTCGGCATCGCTGAAGGAATATTTGCAATCGGAAATCATAGATGTCGTACTGATCAACAATAACAATTACCAGGATTTTTTGGAGCAAGGGTGTACGGAGTTGCTGGAGCCGCTGGAGGAGCAGCCGGACGCGTACCGTATTCTTTCCGAACCGTTCCGGTACGGTGACAGGAATCGCGTTCGCCCCTTCATATTTTCTCCTGTCGTGCTTTGTTATAATAAACGCCACTTTAAGGAAGCCGGTATATCGCCTCCCGACAGCAGTTGGACCTGGGACGATTTGTTCTCTAACGGACGTAAAGTGGCTGAAGAACATGACTGGTACGGCTTTTATTTTTATCTGCCTTCTCGTAACCGGTGGCCATTGTTCCTGCTTCAAAGCGGCACGACGTTCGAGGCAGAAAGGGACGGCGAAGGCAAATTACGGCTCTGCGGTTCAAAGTTAATCGATAGTTTGGGAACCTGTCGAAAGCTGATAAGCATGAAAGATGTATTCCCGACCATACTGTCCGAGAGCGATGCGGATGCAGAAGCCTTGTTCTTGCAAGGCAAAGTGTCCATGATTATGACCACCTATTACTTCTTGAATCAATTGCGTCATTCCGATCTGGCATTCGACATTGCCCCGCTGCCCAGGCTGCAAAATACCAATACGCTGCTGATCATAAACGGGCTGGCGGTTAACAGCAAATCGCAGAACAAGGATGCAGCCATGCTTCTCGTCGATTTTCTCACCTCGTACGAGGCGCAACTGCTCATTCGGCGCAAGACGCTGAATATTGCAGCCAACCGTTTGGCGATGGAATGGGAGGGCGAGGAAGTCGTCTATCGTCCGGCCCGCTTTCAGCTTTACCGCGAGATCTTTCCCACCTATCGCATGGTGACGGAGCTGGGCTTAAATAACCGCCAGTTGAAGGGGATTCAACGTGATATCATGATGTTTGTTTCTGGCTTGCTGGAAAAGGGCGAGTTATGCCGCAGGCTCGAGGTAGCATTGAACACGGCGGATCAGGAGACTCCGCGCTCTTGA
- a CDS encoding deoxycytidylate deaminase, producing MTTAYRKDWDTYFMDIAFMVSTRSRCPRRHVGAVLVQGKKLLGTAYNGAPMGVPDCSEEGCMVSEQYELEIVDGTETMVKKQRCIRTIHAEQNLLLFTDRIDREGSTVYVTDEPCWTCANMLANSGVVEIVYFRSYPKDTEKVRLMMSSKGIQFRRLEGYEPPRETVLSVSD from the coding sequence ATGACCACTGCCTATCGCAAAGATTGGGATACCTATTTCATGGACATCGCCTTTATGGTTTCGACACGTTCGCGCTGTCCGCGCCGCCATGTTGGCGCCGTGCTCGTCCAGGGCAAGAAGCTGCTTGGCACGGCTTATAACGGTGCTCCCATGGGGGTGCCGGACTGCTCCGAAGAGGGATGCATGGTCTCCGAGCAGTATGAACTGGAGATTGTGGATGGGACGGAGACAATGGTCAAAAAGCAGCGCTGCATCCGGACGATCCATGCGGAGCAGAATTTGCTGCTCTTTACGGACCGGATTGACCGTGAAGGCAGCACGGTATATGTAACTGACGAGCCATGCTGGACCTGTGCGAATATGCTTGCGAACAGCGGCGTCGTCGAAATCGTGTATTTTCGCAGTTATCCCAAGGATACGGAAAAGGTACGGCTGATGATGTCCTCGAAGGGCATCCAGTTCCGCCGGCTGGAAGGGTATGAGCCTCCGCGCGAGACGGTGCTGAGCGTATCCGACTAA
- a CDS encoding SGNH/GDSL hydrolase family protein: MEKQGVYFHNVSELVHKPHQSGLHLQRFPQHVRIGLSEKGRTKAVQSNGCELRFVTESKHVRVTVGSNDINGRIVVCRGDFFHSRHCLQAGTVTTLHLEEPERFVEVPSERLNQSGFSSNVWRLHFDRFGAVFYEVDAFGCEVRAPRPDEVPTLTMLAYGSSISQSAGSTHHFNGYLQQTARRLGVDVLNLALSGSCYCETVVADHLAERGDWDFLFLELGVNMRAVVTPEEFKRRVTYLLDRVIERHRDKPVFVTTIYPNRATYFLDASHHLHVQEKIFNEALLHCCESRKHPQLHLLDGARIMRDLASLTSDLIHPSDYGHMLMSEHLSKLLRPAIESLRTSGHSSAADKNYVTGS, from the coding sequence ATGGAAAAGCAAGGCGTGTATTTTCACAATGTTTCGGAGCTGGTACATAAACCCCATCAATCTGGATTGCACCTGCAGCGTTTTCCGCAGCATGTGCGCATTGGTTTGTCGGAGAAAGGAAGGACCAAGGCGGTACAATCGAACGGCTGCGAATTGCGGTTTGTCACCGAATCCAAGCATGTCAGGGTCACCGTCGGCTCGAATGATATTAACGGCCGCATCGTGGTATGCAGAGGGGATTTTTTTCATTCCCGGCATTGTCTGCAGGCCGGTACGGTAACCACCCTGCACCTGGAGGAGCCGGAGCGTTTCGTAGAGGTGCCGAGCGAACGGCTGAATCAGTCTGGATTTTCCTCTAACGTGTGGCGCTTGCATTTTGACCGCTTCGGGGCTGTCTTCTACGAGGTGGATGCCTTTGGCTGCGAAGTGCGCGCGCCGAGGCCGGATGAGGTTCCAACGCTTACGATGCTGGCATACGGGTCTTCCATCAGTCAGAGCGCAGGATCCACGCACCATTTCAACGGATACTTGCAGCAGACTGCGCGCAGACTCGGCGTGGATGTGCTTAACCTTGCGCTCAGCGGATCTTGCTATTGCGAGACCGTCGTTGCCGATCATCTGGCCGAACGCGGGGATTGGGATTTCCTGTTTCTGGAGCTTGGCGTCAACATGCGCGCAGTGGTGACTCCCGAGGAATTCAAGCGGAGGGTGACTTACCTGCTGGACCGGGTTATCGAACGCCATCGCGACAAACCGGTGTTCGTCACTACGATTTATCCGAATCGCGCAACTTATTTTCTTGATGCATCGCATCATCTTCATGTCCAAGAGAAAATCTTTAACGAAGCGCTGCTTCATTGCTGTGAAAGCAGAAAACATCCTCAGCTGCATCTGCTGGATGGAGCACGGATCATGCGAGATCTTGCATCGCTCACGTCCGATCTGATTCATCCTTCCGATTACGGGCACATGCTGATGAGTGAGCATTTATCTAAGCTGCTGCGGCCTGCGATAGAGTCGCTTCGAACGTCTGGACATTCGAGTGCCGCTGACAAAAATTATGTAACAGGGAGCTGA
- the comER gene encoding late competence protein ComER, with product MKVGFIGTGSMGGLLIDAFLSSGGLLAGDVIASNRSPQKLARLAQLHPGITLAESNGETAVRSDILFLCVKPMEFKALTDEIGHCLRSEQIVVSITSPVQIYHLESALPSKIAKIIPSITHSVYSGTSLCVLGSRLGDEDRVQVLKLMSHIGTPVEIYEHHTRISSDFSSCGPAFLSYFIERWIEAAADATGIDRMLAGKLAGEMLLGTGKLLTEGEFTPQELQDRVAVPGGITAEALNHLRCSLDGVFERLIATTHGKYDEDVAKLDSLFGQDGITHRK from the coding sequence ATGAAAGTGGGTTTTATCGGAACGGGCAGCATGGGCGGCCTGTTGATCGACGCCTTTCTTTCTTCCGGGGGGCTTCTGGCCGGTGACGTGATTGCGAGCAACCGCAGTCCGCAGAAGTTGGCTCGGCTCGCGCAGCTTCACCCCGGGATCACGCTGGCGGAAAGCAACGGCGAGACTGCGGTCCGAAGCGATATTTTATTTTTATGCGTCAAGCCGATGGAATTTAAAGCGCTGACCGATGAAATCGGCCATTGTCTCCGCAGCGAACAAATCGTCGTCTCCATTACCAGCCCGGTTCAGATCTACCATCTGGAAAGCGCGCTGCCGTCCAAAATCGCCAAAATCATTCCCAGCATCACGCACAGCGTATACAGCGGAACCTCGCTCTGCGTGCTCGGCAGCCGGCTGGGGGACGAAGACAGAGTGCAGGTGCTTAAGCTGATGTCCCATATCGGCACTCCGGTGGAAATTTACGAGCACCATACCCGTATCTCTTCCGATTTTTCCAGCTGCGGTCCGGCGTTCCTTAGCTACTTTATCGAACGCTGGATTGAAGCGGCCGCGGATGCGACCGGAATCGACCGGATGCTGGCGGGAAAGCTTGCGGGCGAAATGCTGCTTGGAACGGGCAAGCTGCTGACCGAAGGTGAATTTACGCCGCAGGAGCTGCAGGACCGGGTCGCAGTGCCCGGCGGGATTACCGCCGAAGCGCTGAACCACCTGCGGTGCAGTCTGGACGGCGTGTTCGAGCGGCTGATCGCGACGACGCACGGGAAGTACGATGAGGATGTGGCCAAACTCGATTCGCTGTTCGGACAGGACGGGATAACCCATAGGAAATGA
- a CDS encoding extracellular solute-binding protein produces MKRWMLSMVGVSLLAASLIGCSSSSKEAQEQAGEGPGKKTSFSISFRTGNISYADNHPDINEDKWVKKLEELTNTDLNIRLMQQKNFDKQMIQMFAINDIPDVVQASSSLTNPQLAGSVEAGVFLPLNELLQKYGQDLLKKIPKEAWEKETDEKGNIYAIPEWLSNPSRRATWIRADLLEKTGLPEPKTVDDFLNVMRAFKKMGVENPYMGREDFVFSDMFFGSYDTFANFFTKQGDQIVPKFMNIENMQKTIQTYKTMFDEGLINKEFVTINPAKFKNDILAGKAGIWNMNANLLIQWDQQLKEQVPTGKMKLIASPTGPDGKGGLRVVGPVPRAYLINKKAKDPAGIVKFFNWMVSDEAEKFFTFGIEGENYTVENGKINYKNPKNANEVDEETFRQILLWFVQDTTYNKGALSLTPEGKDLMKFYDTVLASEGRDGIQFEPQLQGYQKNPDITPTADKLPPVILTHMINMVYGKEPISDYPKVVEEWLQKGGREVVKEATERYNKNDGVILSRHK; encoded by the coding sequence ATGAAGCGATGGATGCTTTCCATGGTGGGCGTGTCGCTATTAGCAGCCTCTTTGATCGGATGTTCCTCGTCATCGAAGGAGGCACAGGAACAAGCAGGTGAGGGTCCGGGAAAGAAAACCTCCTTCTCCATATCGTTCCGGACCGGCAACATTTCGTATGCGGATAATCATCCGGATATCAATGAAGACAAATGGGTTAAAAAGTTGGAGGAACTTACAAACACAGATCTTAACATCCGTTTGATGCAGCAGAAAAATTTTGATAAGCAAATGATCCAAATGTTCGCGATCAACGACATTCCGGATGTCGTTCAAGCAAGCTCCAGCCTGACGAATCCCCAGTTGGCCGGTTCCGTGGAGGCCGGAGTATTCCTGCCCCTAAATGAATTGCTTCAGAAATATGGGCAAGACCTTCTCAAAAAAATTCCGAAGGAGGCTTGGGAGAAGGAGACCGATGAGAAGGGCAACATCTACGCCATTCCGGAATGGCTGTCCAATCCGTCACGCCGAGCGACTTGGATTCGCGCGGATCTTCTGGAAAAAACAGGGCTGCCAGAACCGAAAACGGTGGATGACTTCCTGAACGTCATGCGTGCCTTCAAAAAGATGGGTGTGGAGAATCCTTACATGGGCCGGGAGGACTTTGTGTTTTCGGATATGTTCTTCGGGTCTTATGACACCTTCGCCAATTTCTTTACGAAACAAGGGGATCAAATCGTACCGAAATTCATGAATATCGAGAATATGCAAAAAACGATCCAAACGTACAAGACAATGTTCGACGAAGGGTTGATCAACAAGGAGTTCGTCACGATTAATCCGGCGAAATTCAAGAACGATATTCTCGCAGGCAAAGCGGGCATCTGGAACATGAATGCCAACCTATTGATCCAATGGGACCAGCAGCTAAAGGAACAGGTACCCACTGGAAAAATGAAGCTGATCGCTTCGCCGACAGGGCCGGACGGAAAGGGTGGACTTCGCGTCGTCGGTCCGGTGCCTCGAGCCTATTTAATCAATAAGAAAGCGAAGGACCCTGCCGGGATCGTCAAGTTTTTCAACTGGATGGTCAGTGACGAAGCGGAGAAGTTCTTTACCTTCGGGATTGAAGGGGAAAATTACACGGTAGAGAACGGCAAAATAAACTACAAGAATCCGAAAAACGCCAATGAAGTCGACGAGGAAACATTCCGTCAAATACTGCTATGGTTCGTACAGGATACGACCTACAATAAAGGTGCGCTCAGCCTAACCCCCGAAGGGAAAGACTTGATGAAGTTCTACGATACGGTACTTGCGAGTGAGGGACGCGACGGGATTCAATTCGAGCCCCAGCTGCAAGGCTACCAGAAAAACCCGGACATCACCCCAACCGCAGATAAACTGCCGCCCGTCATATTGACGCATATGATCAATATGGTATACGGTAAGGAGCCGATTTCCGATTATCCGAAGGTGGTGGAGGAATGGCTGCAGAAAGGCGGCCGTGAAGTCGTCAAGGAAGCGACAGAACGTTATAACAAAAACGACGGCGTCATCTTGTCCCGACATAAATAA